The Odocoileus virginianus isolate 20LAN1187 ecotype Illinois chromosome 24, Ovbor_1.2, whole genome shotgun sequence nucleotide sequence AGATCTATGAGCTGGAAGAACACAAGATAGAAACTTGGAGAGGTATGTGGAGAACTGAGGGTTGTAAAAGGATAAAGGGATGGAGAATTCCTGGGAAACAGTTTTTCATGGTAATGTTTTGTGAACCTCCGTTTTCCCTTCAGAGGTGTACCTACAGGACTCCTTTAAACCACTTGTCTGCATTTCTCCTAATGCCAGGTGAGTTCCACCTACCCATTTGTCCAGAAGGGGAAAGAGCCTTGACATCAGCATAGCTAAGGCCCTAGATACCCAAAGAGccaggaacagaagagaaaaaagacactcctcccaaacacacacacacatgcacacacatgcatgcacattctTTAGGTCTGGTCTGAACCCACTGCTCCTCTCCCTCCACCACCTATTTTCCCTGTTTGTAAACACACTCTAAAGAGCTACTTCAGCACCCTCAGGCCCACCACTGTGGAACTTATCATTAATCCCTGCCTTCCCACAGCTTGTTTGATGCTGTCTCTTCATTAATTCGAAACAAGATCCACAGGCTGCCAGTTATTGACCCGGAATCAGGCAACACCTTGTACATCCTCACCCACAAGCGCATCCTCAAGTTCCTCAAGTTATTTGTAAGTTCTCCTCAGCCCAGTGTTTACCTCTTATATACTGGTTGGAGGAGTATCCAAGGGTAGTTTGAGGGgccttgaaaaaaaatcaaggtgatGGTTATTTCCTCAGATCACCGAGTTCCCCAAGCCAGAGTTCATGTCTAAGTCTCTGGAAGAGCTACAGATTGGCACCTATGCCAACATTGCTATGGTCCGCACCACCACCCCTGTGTACGTGGCTCTGGGCATCTTTGTACAGCACCGAGTCTCAGCCCTGCCAGTGGTGGATGAGAAAGGTGAGGGATTGGGCACAGGGAGAGGAGGGCTCCAGGGAAGCTGTGGGGAAATCTGCTGTCCCCTCAGCTCAGCCTGGAAGGTGGTTCTGTAGGCAGGGGGAGCCTTGGATGCCAGATCCTCCTTGCTGAGCTGCCTCTGTCCCCCTAGGGCGTGTGGTGGACATCTACTCCAAGTTTGATGTTATCGTGAGTGATTGGGGGGGGTGGGTTGGGAGGTAGGGAAAGGGGTGGGGTATTGAATgtggagagggagaagaagagtCTCTTCTGGGATCTAAGGGTTTTAGAAGTTTCCAAGCTTTCAAATTCTGTTTGAAAAGGAATTGAATGAGCTGGGCGTGGCTTGTGGGCATGGCTGACACCTACTTTAAATCACTCTGTGAGGTGGGGTGGGCTCAGGGTTTGGGGGCTGGCTCCCTTGCTTCCCTGCATgaatcttcctctctctccccagaaCCTGGCAGCAGAAAAGACCTACAACAACCTAGATGTGTCGGTGACCAAAGCCCTGCAACATCGATCACATTACTTTGAGGGTGTTCTCAAGTGCTACCTGCATGAGACTCTGGAAACCATCATCAACAGGCTGGTAGAAGCAGAGGTAGGAGGGCCAGCAACCCAAAAGGAGCTGGGGGGAGCAGCTCTGGTTTGGCATGGAGGGTGGGGACTGAAGGGCTCACCTTCAATGAGGCTGGCACTAAACATCCCTTTCTCCCTCATGGCTCTATGCAGGTTCACCGACTTGTAGTGGTGGATGAGAATGATGTGGTCAAGGGGATTGTATCCCTGTCTGACATCCTGCAGGCGCTGGTGCTCACAGGCGGAGAGAAGCCCTGAACCGGGGGAAGGGGTCGTGCAGCACCAGGGCATATGCCCTACTCACTGCCTGCCCAAAGCTCTGGGAACCACAGATGAGACCTTTAGAGAATTGTGACTCTGTTCCCTGCCCAGGAGCCCCCTACCCTTCTACATGGGAGGAGGGATCgtgtgggggaggaaggaaaatgGATTTTCAGCTCTCCTTATCCTCACCCTTGAGGAAAACTTTCAGCCTAGCCCATCCTAGCCCCTTTCCTTTTAGACATAGCCCCCTTTCTGGGTGACCTATGAACTCTGTGCTCCTCAGGCAAATCCTGATCTCTAAGAGATCCTCAGACCTCACCCAGCCTTTGCCTCTGTCCCTGACTCCACCCTAAGATAATAGGCACAACAGAACTCTGCATAAAGATGTTTTTATTCATCATGTTTCATGCTGTATGGAGGAGGCTGAGTCCATGTAGTGGCATTTCTTCCTCTAATGGGAGTGGGGAGGATCACGGGGAGGAGGGCCCTTGGCTTCCTGTGCTGTATGCATATGAAAGGAGATGAGAGTtgcagggagggggagggcagagtgGTTAGCTGAGGTTATTGCTTTTCCTGGCAAACCTAATTAAAATGACAGGAGCCTCTTCATGGTATTTCAGTGTTTGATTTTTGTAGTTGATAGACATTACTGCTCAAGCGTTTCTACTTCATATGGCTTCTTCAACTCATCATTAAGAACAATAAtaatagcacacacacacacatatattaaactGTGTGCCAGCCACCATTCtcagtgctttatatatattactTCAGTTAATCCTCAGAACAATAGTAGATACTATttcagttttatgtatttttttaactgagttaCAGAAAGGCCAAGTAACTAGCCTAGGGCCACAGAATTAATAAAAAGTAGAGCTAGGATTTGAGCTGAAACAGTCTTGCTTTAGAGCTTATGCACTTTACCACTACACTAGATTCTTTCTAATTCTCCTTTCAAAACTGTTTCCCACCCTATTCCCTGCAGTCTCCTTATCacctctctttctcctctgcctggaCCATAGCTGGCATCCAAGGAAAATTCCATAACAGTGCTAGGTCTCGGTCTCCAGAGAGTAGAAAGACTGAGGGTCTCCTCTGGGTAGGCAGAGAGACCTGCCATTATCATCCACTTTTCTTAGGGAAGGTTGGACTCTGGATTTTGCTGAGCTGTCTTTGAACTTATAAATCCCTTTCTTCCAAGGTGGGTAAGAGCtggagaggaggggtggggagcagcaggATTACGGTCACCCTGTCCCTGTGCTGAAACCACGTGGACCAAAGCAGTAGTCCAAGCACCAGGCACCATAAGGGCTGCTAGATGGTTGGGTATGACCCACATTCTGGGGACTGTCTCACCACTGCCTTAGAGATATGGGACCATTTCCTATCCCAGATTTGAAGGAGTTTCAGAGTACTTCCTTGCCCCTACACAGACTGTGCCTGATAACTCATGACCCTGGCTATTCTCTACTGGTTCCTCCAAACCAGGCTTCTCCATGGAACACAGAAAAGCACTGGGCACTCGTCCAAGCTCTGCTCTCAGTGCTGCGCTGTGGGGCTTTGGAGAAGCCCCTGCTTCTGCATTCACCCCTTCAAAGCTCTCACAGCACATTCCCACTCTTGAGGGAGGAAGGCTTATAAGTTATTAGAATTAgggtatgtttgtgtgtgtgtgggtgtgtgcatgaTGGAAAGGCCAGATGTCGCCTTCTGTCACATTCCATCGTGTCTAGGGAGGAGGCAAGGACTTTTAAAACCTTGGGGCTCTGGTGGGACCTGGGTGGAAGGAAGCATCTTCAAGCAAGAGCCACCCCACCGGTGTAGCTGGTAGGTGTAAAGTGGGCTGAGCGGATGGGACAGAGGATGTTTGGGTTCTCTCTAAAAGGTCCATGTTAgggagcaggaggcctgggctttGTTTCCGTGGTTCCCAGTAAGTCAATGCCCATTCTAAAACAATCCTCCTGGCTCCTCACCTTAAAAGGAAGGGTCTGTGTCCAAGGGCTGTGTATACGTTAGTGGAAAACAAATTGGGATCTGCTTCTCCTGTCCCCCTAAAAAACCCAACCAGTCAGTCTCAGGGTATGAGGATGGAGCAGAAGGAAAGACAAGGGATAAAATTTGGGAGCCTCATAGCCTTCTATTCTTACCTATTCTTCAGGAGAGATGCattatccattcttcagcactgtTGCCATACACACTCTTTTCTCCCACCTCCCCGCACCCCTCCTCTCCACTGGAGCTGCTGCCATGGTTGCCAGGCATGGTTGCTAAGTCTCTGCATGGAAGGGTTGGCGTGGGCTGTACTGCCACTAACATTACCATGGTGAATCAGGGGACACCTGGTATAGGCTTGGGGGGAGGGATCATGCAAGCAACCACCCCCACCCAGGACAGAATGAGCCTGAAAGGTGATCACCTTGAGCACCACTCCAGGTGGGGGTTGAACGAGCTAGGCACTGTGGTAGCGGTGACAGAGAGGGCTACGCTGGGAAATGGGGGCCAGTTGTATCATTTCAGTTGCTAGGGGATTAGTTTAGCCAAGGAAGCACACCATTCCTCCTCTATACCCTCTGAAAGGGTGCAAGTGCGTAAGCACTCTTTCCTCCAAAAGTCTGAGCAGAGTTCAGGCTAAGAACAGTAGGACCCTCAAATCCTGGCTTCTGGATTGGGGGTTGGGAGAGCCTGCTTCAGAGAGAGGGCTCCATGGGTGCCCAAGGACAAACATCTAAGGATGAAAGTGTGGGCAGCTTCGATGGCCAAGACAGACTCCTGTCCTGCTGTGCCAGCAGCCCTGGGCACACCACTGAGAGGGTAAGGAGTTAAGGGTGTGGGGGTGACCCTTCTTGAGCTTGGAGGCAGCTCTCCCCCAGAGTCGCACAAAGGCTGCGGGCAAgccaccacctcctccctccactgCATGGAAGCTGGTTACTCATCTCCTCTCTGCTCCCGAAAGCCACTGCCGCTAAAAATAAACCCCCCAGCCGTGGGCCAGCCCTTCCTGCACCCCAACCCCCTGGAAACCAGCAGAGAGTGGCAGGCAGAGACCTTGAGTTCCATTCCCATCACCTCcctgatgaagaaatcaaagtcGGGCAGGATGTCAGAGACAGAGCGCTGCTGGTCAGGCACTCCGAGAAGCAGGAGAGTGAAGGGTTAAAACGGCGGGAAGGTTGAAGAaacgggggcgggggtgggggcactgTCAGCTTGGCAAGAATAAGAAATCCCCTGCCCACTCGTGCGGGTCCCATCAGGCTTGGGGGACAAGAGAAGTGGGAAGGGGCGCCCAATCCCGGGCCCCAGGGGGCGGTCGTGCACGTGGGGGAGGTAGCAGCGCGGAGCCGTCCGCGCCGTGtcacatgcgcgcgcacacacacacagacaggcacaCACGTGTGCCTGGGTATATATAGTCCCCAGTCGCTGGGCCCGCTGCTCTGCAGTGGGCGCCGGCTCCCCGGGCTGGGAAGGGGCTTTCGGGgcgggtgggagggtggggggccggggtggggtggggcaggatgcTGGATGGCCAGCTCTTCTCCGAGGGGCCCGATAGCCCCCGGGAGCTCCAGGATGAGGAGTCTGGCAGCTGCCTCTGGGTACAGAAATCCAAGCTGCTGGTGATCGAGGTGAAGACTATTTCCTGTCATTATAGTCGCCGCGCCCCTCCTCGACAGCTCATGGACTTCCAGGCCAGCCACTGGGTCCGCGGGCCCCAGAGCCGCACGTGAGTGAAGGAGGGGTaaggggaagagagaggtggggcagggatTGGGGTCCGGACCTTCCCGTGGGCACCAGCCAGCGCTGCTGTTCCCCCTTCTCTTTCCCACGCCTCCCCCAACCCCGTCCCGAAGGCTGGGGCCTGACTCATCCCGTTTGTTTGGGGGCACAGGAGTGGGCGTGAGAAAGGGCAGGTGAGATGGGGCAGACGCTGTTAAAGTGTGCATGGAGAGATGGTGAGGAGTCCCGCTTCGACTTCAACCCTAACatatacacacgtgcacacgcgcacacactcacacacatcccTCCACCTGGCGGCCCCAAGTGGCCTCCAGCGCTCCCAGCTCCCCGGACCTCGGCTCCCTTCCCCCACAAACTGCTCACCTGGGTTCCTGCTCATTGTCCCAGGTGTGGGCCGCGCCCGGGATCCCCTGAGCCGCTGCCCCGCCGGCCCTGGGCCTCCAGGGTGCTGCAGGAGGCGACCAACTGGCGGGCGGGGCCCCCGGCCGAGGCCCGAGCCCGGgagcaagagaaaaggaaagcggCATCGCAGGAGCGGGAGGCCAAGGAGACCGAGCGAAAAAGGCGCAAGGCTGGTGGGGCCCGAAGGAGTCCCCCTGGTCGGCCCCGCCTGGAGCCTCGGAATGCACTTCGGGTGGCCCACTCTGCAGGGCTCCCAGCTTCCTCAAGGCCGGAGCGCCTGGGGTCGGTGGGGCGACCGCCCCGTCCATCCGCGCAGCCGCAGAGCAACCCTGGGGCGGCGTGGGCGGGGCCCTGGGGCGGTCGGCGGCCAGGGCCCCCCAGCTACGAGGCTCACCTGCTGCTGAGAGGCGCTGCCGGGATGGCCCCGCGACGCCGCTGGGACCGGCCGCCACCCTACGTGGCTCCACCTTCTTACGAGGGCCCCCACAGGACCCTGGGGACTAAGCGAGGCCCAGAGCCCTCGCAGGCGCGCGCCTCTTCAACCTCTGCGCCGACTAGGACAGAGGGAGGGTGCGCAAAGAAGAGGCTAGATCCTCGGATCTACCGGGACGTCCTAGGGGCCTGGGGTCTCCGTCAGGGGCGGGGTCTCTTGGGGGGATCCCCAGGCTGTGGAACAGACAGGCCAAGGCTGGAGTCCGGTAAGGGGGCCGCGGAGAAAAGCCTGAGGCTGGCTGCTGCTGGCCTGAAGAGTGGTAGCGACGGCCATCCCCAAGCTAAAGCCGCTGGGAGCCCAGGCACAGTTCCTGCGGGGTCTGCCACTGCCACCCCTAGCCCCCCGCGTCCCACTCCCAGGTCCAGACCCCATCCCAAGGGCTccggggaaggaagggaaggtaGAGACCAGACCTGGCTCCCCAAACACTGGGTTCCCTCCATTAAAAAGCAGCCGCCCCGACACAGCCAGACCCTCCCCAGACCCTGGGCTCCAGGCGGCACGGGATGGAGAGAATCCCTGGGTCATAGAGGGGAGACGGGACCCGAGACCTTGGAGGGTTGGAAGGCGACCCGACGCCCCCACACCCTGCCCCGAAGTTCCCGTGGCCCCGCTCGTGGGGAAGGCGTCTTTGTCATTGACGCCACTTGCGTGGTGATACGCTCCCAGTACGTCCCGACCCCTCGAACCCAGCATGTGCAGCTTTTGCCCGCCGGGGTGCCGCGCCTTGTGGGGAATGCCCCCAGCCAACCGAAACCCAAtcaagaggagggagaggggcccGCGGTCCTTCCCTCCCCTTGCCGAAAGCTGCTGCTGAGCAGTCGCCcttctctccaacccagggagggACGGGGGCTCGAAGCTGAGGGCGGGAAGCCCGCGGACTCCTCACTGGAGGAGCGCGCCTCCCGCATCTTGGGGCTCCCAGTTGGCGAAGTAAACCTACAGGATCCCCCCACGCAGCCAGGTAGCCCAGAGCACTCAGCCTTAGGCCCAGCGGCTTCGAGGGGAGCGCGCGGTGCCGAGGGATCGGAGAAAGGGGCGTCCGGCCCGCGGCGCGCAGGCCGGGGCTGGGCGCGAGCTCCTGGACCCTATGCCGGGGCCCTGCGGGAAGCCGTGTCCCGCATCCGCCGCCACACCGCCCCGGACTCCGACTCAGACGAAGCTGCGGAGCTCAGCGTCCATAGCAGCTCTTCTGATGCGAGCGACACGGAAGCCTCGGGCGCCTCCTGGCGGGAAGAGCGGACCGGGCCCCCGGAAGGCGGGAAGACAGCCGAGCTGAGCGGCAATGCCCAAGAGATTGTAGGTGCCATCCGCAAAACCTAGGAGGTCCTCTTCGGGGCGAGGGACATTAAGGGGACTCCACAGGGAAATAGGGAGCAACAGTGAGAGGCCCTTTGTTATATTTGTGTCCCCTTTTCTCCTCACAGACGTCCTTGTACCCCTTACCTATACCCACCCTTTCCCGAACTCAACATAGAAGGCACACAGATGAGAGGGAGCACATGCCAAGTCATGATTTTTTTCCCAGGAGAGGTGAGGGTGTGCAGTAGACTTGAAT carries:
- the PRKAG1 gene encoding 5'-AMP-activated protein kinase subunit gamma-1; the protein is MEAVPFSESYPVVENEHLQETPESNNSVYTSFMKSHRCYDLIPTSSKLVVFDTSLQVKKAFFALVTNGVRAAPLWDSKKQSFVGMLTITDFINILHRYYKSALVQIYELEEHKIETWREVYLQDSFKPLVCISPNASLFDAVSSLIRNKIHRLPVIDPESGNTLYILTHKRILKFLKLFITEFPKPEFMSKSLEELQIGTYANIAMVRTTTPVYVALGIFVQHRVSALPVVDEKGRVVDIYSKFDVINLAAEKTYNNLDVSVTKALQHRSHYFEGVLKCYLHETLETIINRLVEAEVHRLVVVDENDVVKGIVSLSDILQALVLTGGEKP
- the DDN gene encoding dendrin, whose protein sequence is MLDGQLFSEGPDSPRELQDEESGSCLWVQKSKLLVIEVKTISCHYSRRAPPRQLMDFQASHWVRGPQSRTCGPRPGSPEPLPRRPWASRVLQEATNWRAGPPAEARAREQEKRKAASQEREAKETERKRRKAGGARRSPPGRPRLEPRNALRVAHSAGLPASSRPERLGSVGRPPRPSAQPQSNPGAAWAGPWGGRRPGPPSYEAHLLLRGAAGMAPRRRWDRPPPYVAPPSYEGPHRTLGTKRGPEPSQARASSTSAPTRTEGGCAKKRLDPRIYRDVLGAWGLRQGRGLLGGSPGCGTDRPRLESGKGAAEKSLRLAAAGLKSGSDGHPQAKAAGSPGTVPAGSATATPSPPRPTPRSRPHPKGSGEGREGRDQTWLPKHWVPSIKKQPPRHSQTLPRPWAPGGTGWRESLGHRGETGPETLEGWKATRRPHTLPRSSRGPARGEGVFVIDATCVVIRSQYVPTPRTQHVQLLPAGVPRLVGNAPSQPKPNQEEGEGPAVLPSPCRKLLLSSRPSLQPREGRGLEAEGGKPADSSLEERASRILGLPVGEVNLQDPPTQPGSPEHSALGPAASRGARGAEGSEKGASGPRRAGRGWARAPGPYAGALREAVSRIRRHTAPDSDSDEAAELSVHSSSSDASDTEASGASWREERTGPPEGGKTAELSGNAQEIVGAIRKT